In Vibrio crassostreae, one DNA window encodes the following:
- a CDS encoding aminotransferase-like domain-containing protein — MEAEVSGNKYLATEQHIKAQIDKGLFHPDDRLPSIRQLSEQLGVSKNTVIRAYQELEATGWVYSVPKSGYRVKAPNTTSWDASSQPQKVDLLSVTKSVLSRPKGRLKLLAGSAHPNINNPAIRSLYAEIGRHSRLQTQLPGYYQLPPGDEQLVKQLLKITHDLGVPAGSKEIAITHGAQQAISLALRALTKPGDIVAVESPCYFGNLLLLESLGLQALEIPSSVSHGIDIPSLQSALGKWEVKTLLLTPNFTNPTGSRMPLANRKALLEITGSLPIIEDDVFGSLAFDTPIASLKELDDQDRVIYVNSLSKTLDSRLRIGWLLSGRYQPLVEKYLLCDNMGSSNLMQSAVGQFLTTGKYRSHLSKMKRLYQTNQKQFQSLLIQALDSYPHLVGHYHLSKPEGSFLNWITLPESVDSYAVYQDCLKHKLGILPGTVFGTNDQYKHCLRFTVANIEESKEWKEGIVTLAKIIAKHVR; from the coding sequence GTGGAAGCAGAAGTCAGCGGCAATAAATATCTCGCTACCGAACAACATATTAAGGCTCAGATTGATAAAGGGTTATTTCACCCAGACGATCGCCTTCCCTCGATACGCCAATTAAGCGAACAATTGGGTGTGAGCAAAAACACCGTGATTCGCGCCTATCAAGAGTTGGAAGCGACGGGCTGGGTTTATTCGGTTCCCAAGTCGGGTTATCGCGTGAAAGCACCCAACACCACTAGCTGGGATGCATCAAGCCAACCTCAAAAAGTTGATCTATTATCTGTCACCAAATCGGTACTCTCTCGTCCAAAAGGTCGTCTAAAACTATTGGCAGGCTCAGCACACCCCAATATCAACAACCCTGCGATTCGTAGCTTGTACGCCGAGATCGGTCGCCACAGTCGTTTGCAAACTCAGCTTCCCGGTTATTACCAACTGCCTCCTGGAGACGAGCAATTAGTAAAGCAATTGTTAAAGATCACCCATGATCTTGGTGTGCCTGCGGGATCGAAAGAGATTGCGATTACTCATGGAGCTCAACAGGCGATCAGTTTAGCTTTACGTGCGCTCACCAAGCCGGGGGACATAGTGGCGGTCGAGTCGCCATGTTACTTCGGCAATCTACTTTTACTTGAGTCGCTTGGCTTACAAGCCCTTGAAATTCCCAGCAGCGTTAGCCACGGTATTGATATCCCATCACTACAAAGTGCGCTGGGCAAATGGGAAGTGAAAACCTTACTGCTAACGCCAAACTTTACCAATCCAACCGGTTCACGGATGCCATTGGCGAATCGAAAAGCATTACTGGAGATCACCGGATCTTTGCCGATTATCGAAGACGATGTGTTCGGTAGTTTGGCATTCGATACACCGATTGCGAGCTTGAAAGAGCTGGATGACCAAGACCGTGTCATCTACGTGAACTCACTATCCAAGACTTTAGACTCACGCTTGCGAATCGGTTGGTTACTTTCTGGGCGCTATCAGCCCTTGGTCGAAAAGTACCTTTTATGTGACAACATGGGCAGCTCAAACCTCATGCAATCCGCGGTGGGTCAATTCCTCACTACCGGTAAATATCGCAGTCATTTATCCAAAATGAAACGCCTCTACCAAACCAATCAAAAACAGTTCCAAAGTTTGTTAATTCAAGCTCTGGATAGTTACCCGCACCTTGTCGGACACTACCACCTATCAAAGCCGGAAGGCTCATTTCTCAACTGGATAACACTGCCTGAGTCGGTCGACAGCTATGCCGTCTATCAAGACTGTTTAAAGCATAAGTTGGGGA